In a genomic window of Sediminispirochaeta bajacaliforniensis DSM 16054:
- a CDS encoding SPOR domain-containing protein: MSSDMLRRFFFSALCLIAAASGYGETGETSDFSQALGKIEEQIPLSTSRAERYRLLKQQGELALLAGDLETAQTAYQNASFVYPQGDATDFASLLKSAELLFELGELRVAKTQAQVVAQQEKETKLGTAAELLLNRIALFDASASGNVELSSSGGETPVDLYWDITCASLSGDGNEAARLKGLLLDTWPTSPEAMIIAGQARKFESFSDLILASYISPGSSGGGGGENRKQEASVARAPKEGTLFLQAGSFTDKENAEYLVIDLQKAGFSASIVEADVQGTHYYRVVLSSEKDDAEQFLLELKEAGFEASAVY; the protein is encoded by the coding sequence ATGAGTTCGGATATGCTGCGCCGTTTTTTCTTTTCTGCTTTGTGTCTGATTGCCGCTGCTTCAGGTTACGGTGAAACGGGTGAGACAAGTGATTTCTCCCAGGCCCTCGGCAAGATTGAGGAGCAAATCCCCCTCTCCACAAGCAGGGCTGAGCGCTACCGGCTTTTGAAGCAGCAGGGTGAGCTCGCGCTGCTCGCCGGTGACCTGGAAACAGCCCAGACGGCGTATCAGAACGCTTCTTTCGTCTATCCTCAAGGCGATGCCACCGACTTTGCATCGCTTCTGAAAAGTGCCGAACTCCTCTTTGAGCTTGGGGAACTTCGCGTTGCCAAAACCCAGGCACAGGTCGTTGCTCAACAGGAGAAAGAGACGAAACTGGGAACGGCTGCTGAGCTGCTTCTAAACAGGATAGCGTTGTTTGACGCTTCTGCTTCCGGCAACGTCGAATTATCCTCCTCGGGAGGAGAAACACCGGTCGATCTTTATTGGGATATCACCTGCGCCTCCTTAAGCGGCGATGGAAATGAGGCGGCTCGCCTAAAGGGCCTTTTGCTTGATACCTGGCCGACTTCCCCCGAAGCCATGATCATCGCGGGACAGGCACGTAAATTTGAAAGCTTTTCAGATCTTATTCTGGCAAGCTATATTTCTCCAGGCAGTAGCGGCGGAGGTGGAGGAGAAAACCGAAAACAAGAGGCCTCCGTTGCCCGTGCTCCGAAGGAAGGTACACTCTTCCTCCAGGCCGGTTCCTTTACCGACAAAGAAAATGCCGAGTATTTGGTGATCGATCTCCAGAAAGCAGGATTTTCCGCTTCCATTGTTGAGGCTGATGTACAGGGAACCCATTACTATCGA